DNA from Streptococcus parasuis:
TCCAGGCTACACCAACTGGGGCAACAACTACCAGTCTCAATACATTCGTTTCCACTACGGGAATTGGGCCTTGATTAAGGTGCCTGGTCAGCCGAGCGACTACTCAGAAGGCATGATCAAATCTCTCTTGACTCTGGCAGATGTTATGCCAACAGGCTACCATGCTGCGCGTGTTGCAGATGTCAAACCTGGTGACAAGGTTGTTGTCATCGGTGATGGTGCAGTGGGTCAATGTGCCGTCATTGCTGCAAAAATGCGCGGAGCTTCTCAGATTATCATGATGAGCCGTTACGCAGACCGCCAGCAAATGGCTTTGGAATCAGGGGCTACTGCCATCGTAGCAGAACGAGGTGAGGAAGGTATTGCCAAAGTCCGTGAAATTCTTGGCGGTGGAGCTGATGCGGCCCTTGAATGTGTCGGAACAGAAGCCTCAATTGACCAAGCCCTCGGCGTGCTTCACAATGGTGGTCGTATCGGTTTTGTCGGTGTGCCACACTACAACAACCACGCCCTTGGCTCAACTTTTGCTCAAAATATCATTATCGGTGGTGGCTCTGCTTCCGTCACAACCTATGACAAAGAAATCCTGCTCGATGCAGTTCTCAAAGGCGACATTAACCCAGGCCGTGTCTTTACTCAGACTTACAGCCTAGACAAT
Protein-coding regions in this window:
- a CDS encoding zinc-binding dehydrogenase is translated as MKAAIYEKAGKMTVAEIEKPSLQAKDDVIIKVVRACVCGSDLWGYGEDIHHDHGDTNSGHEAIGIVEEVGEDITTLVPGDFVIVPFTHGCGHCDACRAGFDGTCDNHPGYTNWGNNYQSQYIRFHYGNWALIKVPGQPSDYSEGMIKSLLTLADVMPTGYHAARVADVKPGDKVVVIGDGAVGQCAVIAAKMRGASQIIMMSRYADRQQMALESGATAIVAERGEEGIAKVREILGGGADAALECVGTEASIDQALGVLHNGGRIGFVGVPHYNNHALGSTFAQNIIIGGGSASVTTYDKEILLDAVLKGDINPGRVFTQTYSLDNIDQAYKDMANRKTIKAMVTVE